One window of uncultured Methanoregula sp. genomic DNA carries:
- a CDS encoding IPT/TIG domain-containing protein — translation MIHTSRFFLPVSIAILLLIASAGFVSGAQVPMITSLAPSGGPIAGGTVVIIKGSGFIGTKDVLFGGKPVNGLSVISDSELRVITPQHAGERVLVSIITDEGVPGPMEPFTMFSYSYEESPLPRLAAISPSSGPTGGATVRITGSGFTGTREVLFGKESGVVLQIVDDSHLTVFAPFSFFPGPVPVSIRNAQGFSGSLDPVILYTYDYSLPELTEISPSSGSIAGGTLVNLTGSGFAGTKSVQFGEIYGTDVTVIDNWRLSVLTPPASEGIVAISITNPAGTGRSSGAPTMFHYEVPVPKLAGISPSSGSLDGGTAVILTGSGFNGTRTILVGGKPVTGFSIINDSQLSIITPPSSLGQFPVTITNAYGEGGSLGPSTLFQYVITPVPATAAIKNATSNRDTGGMNVSPTVSYPETSPVLTSPPAPAPSGTRKASGFEAVLSLSALGALILARIRSS, via the coding sequence ATGATCCATACATCCAGGTTTTTTTTACCTGTCAGCATTGCCATCCTTCTGCTCATTGCTTCAGCAGGATTTGTTTCCGGGGCTCAGGTTCCCATGATAACCTCGCTTGCTCCCTCGGGCGGTCCTATTGCCGGAGGTACTGTTGTTATCATAAAAGGATCCGGGTTTATTGGAACAAAGGATGTCCTGTTCGGGGGCAAACCCGTAAACGGCCTGAGCGTTATCAGTGACAGCGAGCTCAGGGTCATAACACCGCAACATGCCGGGGAACGCGTTCTCGTCTCGATCATCACCGACGAGGGAGTTCCCGGCCCCATGGAACCATTCACCATGTTTTCGTATTCCTATGAGGAATCTCCTCTCCCGAGACTGGCCGCAATCTCGCCCTCATCAGGCCCGACCGGTGGAGCAACCGTCAGGATCACGGGATCCGGGTTCACCGGCACAAGAGAAGTTTTATTCGGAAAGGAATCCGGAGTAGTCCTGCAGATAGTGGATGACAGTCATCTTACTGTCTTCGCACCATTCTCTTTTTTTCCCGGACCCGTCCCAGTCTCGATCCGGAATGCCCAGGGATTCTCGGGATCCCTGGATCCGGTGATCCTGTACACGTATGATTATTCGCTCCCCGAGCTGACCGAAATCTCCCCCTCATCCGGTTCAATCGCCGGGGGTACTCTTGTTAACCTCACGGGATCCGGGTTTGCCGGCACAAAGAGCGTCCAGTTCGGGGAGATATACGGGACCGACGTAACTGTTATCGATAACTGGCGGCTCAGTGTCCTCACGCCGCCCGCTTCTGAAGGAATAGTCGCAATATCCATCACCAATCCCGCCGGCACCGGAAGATCTTCAGGAGCCCCCACCATGTTCCATTATGAAGTTCCGGTCCCGAAACTGGCCGGCATCTCGCCATCGTCGGGCTCCCTGGACGGAGGTACGGCAGTCATCCTCACCGGGTCCGGGTTTAACGGGACCAGGACCATCCTCGTCGGGGGAAAACCGGTAACCGGCTTTAGCATTATCAATGACAGCCAGCTCAGTATCATCACGCCTCCCTCTTCCCTGGGACAATTCCCGGTCACCATCACGAATGCCTACGGGGAGGGAGGCTCGCTCGGGCCATCCACGTTATTCCAGTATGTTATCACGCCGGTCCCGGCAACTGCTGCAATCAAAAATGCCACGTCAAATCGGGACACCGGTGGAATGAATGTCAGCCCGACTGTATCGTATCCGGAGACCTCTCCGGTGCTGACCTCTCCACCGGCCCCTGCCCCATCAGGGACCCGGAAGGCTTCGGGGTTCGAAGCGGTTCTCAGTCTTTCTGCACTTGGTGCATTAATCCTGGCGCGAATAAGATCATCCTGA
- the leuS gene encoding leucine--tRNA ligase: MVLSEFDLSQFEEEANERWAHAFESNPSKMEKFYLTVAYPYPSGAMHVGHGRTYIVPDVIARYQRMLQKQVLYPMAFHVTGAPVVGISKRIANKDPKTIHLYRDLYKVPQNVLDEFVDPLTIVRHFAAEYQRVMTACGLSIDWRRRFITVDPAYSKFIEWQWKYLYGAGHVIKGAHPVRFCTVDDNPVGDHDLLEGDKAEVIKFTLVMFRFGDAFIPTATLRPETIHGVTNLWANPGVTYVRAIVDGKPWIVSKEAAEKLALQDHTVEIKEEIRGSDLVDKKVSHPLCGEITILPADFVDPDMASGLVMSVPAHAPFDYIALRDLQQAGKYTQIKPIPLIKVEGYGEVPAADAVEKAGIKSQMDSRMDSLTQEIYSAEFSKGKLFEKYGGKPVRVARDEVAELMIEKYDSKVMFEFDIRPVVCRCGNRVKVKILHDQWFLKYSDVEWKQQVKDQLRDMSLVPPEVRVEFDRTVDWLKDWACTRRVGLGTRFPWDTTQLIEPLSDSTIYMAYYTIAHKIREIDSRLLTPEVFDYIFLGKKSPDLPEKKKLDAMREEYLYWYPYDYRFSAKDLISNHLTFQLFHHVTIFPKEKLPQGMVVFGMGLLNGAKMSSSKGNVFLLEDAVAEFGADTVRMFLMGSAEPWQDFDWRNELVLSTKKQIERFYNTVMENKDAGGEPHDIDRWLMSRLQLHIAKTTEALDRFQTRQALQEAYFGIETDLKWYRRRLPKDSDGSRELHALCSTWVRLLAPFIPFTAEHLWKELAGEGLVSFAEWPKMDAQRVNQKIELAEELLSRTVEDVESIRKLIQITPKAITIALAPEWKHEIFRTVAHASDKNTVIKEIMKDENMRKRGKDATDAAKQCTTLIHRLPPHVVDPLIHDPINEKEVFESATAFLEQEFGVPVHITEAETSGHVKALTALPFKPSIIIE; encoded by the coding sequence ATGGTTTTGAGCGAATTCGATCTTTCTCAATTCGAAGAAGAAGCAAACGAGCGGTGGGCCCATGCGTTTGAGTCCAACCCCTCGAAGATGGAAAAATTCTACCTGACCGTTGCCTACCCCTACCCGAGCGGGGCCATGCACGTGGGCCACGGCAGGACGTATATCGTCCCGGACGTTATCGCACGTTACCAGCGGATGCTCCAGAAACAGGTCCTCTACCCGATGGCATTCCACGTCACCGGGGCACCGGTGGTCGGTATCTCGAAGCGGATCGCCAACAAGGACCCGAAAACGATCCACCTCTACCGCGACCTGTACAAGGTCCCGCAGAACGTGCTCGACGAGTTTGTCGACCCGTTAACCATTGTCCGGCACTTTGCAGCCGAGTACCAGCGGGTCATGACCGCCTGCGGCCTCTCGATCGACTGGCGCCGCCGGTTCATCACGGTCGATCCCGCCTACAGCAAATTCATCGAGTGGCAGTGGAAGTACCTCTACGGGGCAGGCCACGTCATCAAGGGCGCCCACCCCGTCCGGTTCTGTACCGTTGACGACAACCCGGTCGGCGACCACGACCTCCTCGAAGGCGACAAGGCCGAAGTGATCAAGTTCACCCTCGTCATGTTCCGGTTCGGGGATGCCTTCATCCCGACCGCAACCCTCCGGCCCGAGACGATCCACGGGGTCACCAACCTCTGGGCAAACCCCGGCGTCACCTACGTCAGGGCAATCGTTGACGGCAAGCCGTGGATCGTGTCGAAGGAAGCAGCCGAGAAGCTCGCCCTCCAGGACCACACGGTCGAGATCAAAGAAGAGATCAGGGGCAGTGACCTTGTTGACAAGAAAGTCAGCCACCCGCTCTGCGGCGAGATCACCATTCTCCCCGCCGACTTCGTGGACCCCGACATGGCAAGCGGCCTCGTCATGAGCGTCCCCGCCCATGCCCCGTTCGATTACATCGCCCTCCGCGACCTCCAGCAGGCCGGCAAGTATACGCAGATCAAGCCCATCCCCCTCATCAAGGTCGAGGGCTACGGCGAAGTCCCGGCAGCCGATGCGGTCGAGAAGGCAGGCATCAAGAGCCAGATGGACAGCCGGATGGATTCCCTCACGCAGGAGATCTATTCCGCCGAGTTCTCGAAAGGAAAACTCTTCGAGAAGTACGGCGGCAAGCCCGTCCGGGTAGCCCGCGACGAAGTTGCCGAGCTGATGATCGAGAAGTACGACTCGAAAGTCATGTTCGAGTTCGATATCCGGCCGGTAGTCTGCCGGTGCGGCAACCGGGTCAAGGTCAAGATCCTCCACGACCAGTGGTTCCTGAAATACAGCGATGTGGAATGGAAGCAGCAGGTCAAGGACCAGCTCAGGGATATGTCCCTCGTGCCGCCCGAAGTCCGGGTCGAGTTCGACCGCACGGTAGACTGGCTCAAGGACTGGGCCTGCACCCGCCGGGTCGGCCTCGGCACCCGCTTCCCGTGGGATACGACGCAGCTCATCGAGCCGCTCTCGGACTCCACCATCTACATGGCGTATTACACCATCGCCCACAAGATCCGCGAGATCGACTCCAGGCTCCTCACCCCCGAGGTCTTCGACTACATCTTCCTCGGAAAGAAGTCGCCCGACCTCCCCGAGAAGAAGAAACTCGACGCCATGCGGGAAGAGTACCTCTACTGGTACCCGTATGACTACCGGTTCTCGGCAAAGGACCTCATCTCAAACCACCTCACCTTCCAGCTCTTCCACCACGTCACGATCTTCCCGAAGGAGAAACTCCCGCAGGGTATGGTCGTCTTCGGCATGGGACTTCTCAACGGGGCCAAGATGTCCTCCTCGAAAGGCAACGTCTTCCTGTTGGAGGATGCCGTAGCCGAATTCGGGGCCGATACCGTGCGGATGTTCCTCATGGGCAGCGCCGAACCCTGGCAGGACTTTGACTGGAGAAACGAACTCGTCCTCTCGACCAAGAAGCAGATCGAGCGGTTCTACAACACCGTCATGGAGAACAAGGATGCCGGCGGCGAGCCGCACGACATCGACCGCTGGCTCATGAGCCGGCTCCAGCTCCACATTGCCAAGACCACCGAGGCCCTTGACCGGTTCCAGACCCGTCAGGCACTCCAGGAAGCCTACTTCGGGATCGAGACCGACCTGAAATGGTACCGCCGCCGGCTCCCGAAGGACTCCGACGGCAGCAGGGAGCTCCACGCACTCTGTTCCACCTGGGTGCGGCTCCTTGCCCCGTTCATCCCCTTCACGGCCGAGCACCTCTGGAAGGAACTCGCCGGCGAAGGTCTTGTCTCGTTTGCCGAGTGGCCGAAAATGGACGCCCAGCGGGTCAACCAGAAGATCGAGCTTGCCGAAGAGCTCCTCTCCCGCACGGTCGAAGATGTTGAGTCGATCCGGAAGCTGATCCAGATCACGCCCAAGGCGATCACGATTGCCCTTGCTCCCGAATGGAAGCACGAGATCTTCAGGACCGTTGCCCATGCCAGTGACAAGAACACCGTGATCAAGGAGATCATGAAGGACGAGAACATGCGGAAACGCGGCAAGGATGCAACCGATGCTGCAAAGCAGTGCACCACCCTCATCCACCGCCTGCCCCCGCACGTGGTGGATCCGCTGATCCACGATCCTATCAACGAGAAGGAAGTCTTCGAATCGGCCACAGCATTCCTTGAACAGGAGTTCGGGGTGCCGGTCCACATCACCGAGGCAGAGACAAGCGGTCATGTCAAGGCACTGACTGCCCTGCCGTTCAAGCCGTCGATTATTATCGAATAA
- a CDS encoding PINc/VapC family ATPase: MILVPDTSVLIDGRITSMIKAGEYKGATIIVPEAVIAELEAQANNGREIGFSGLNELQQLCKMAEEKIIELKFSGIRPTLEQVKLASGGEIDAMIRSIAIENSARFITSDNVQAEVARAKGLDVIYLKAQVTDFVPLAIDQFFDEHTIAVYLKERISPRAKKGTINDMKLVKIRDAPTSEYELRMMAQEILERAKRDPDGFIEVEKRGITIVQIGSMRIAIARRPFSDGMEITAVRPIVDVSLSDYTKSDIITKRIASDKRGMIIVGSPGSGKTTLAQSLATYLSDSGFIVKTMEAPRELQVPDQITQYTMLDGSMSNTADVLLLVRPDFVIFDELRKSEDFSVFADMRLAGLGMVGVIHANGVQDAVQRFSDRVDFSVLPQIVNTIIFLKQGVITKVYDVSFTIKVPEGMASEMHLRPVTTITDHETGELVVDVFRYDGETIVMPVLTPQAPAPAAKPAASRVQHIGQPVAPAQSTARAPAPAPEPVQKESDDRPGWKLTEKEIQREIGRYTEGFVDVQMISDTKAVVYIDDKDVPAAIGKGGKNISGIVNKLGIGIDIKPRSEFDRQQAAPAKAEEDINLGGGIRIHTDKKQLTILAPTESGKIVDVFAGKEYLFTATVNEQGEIHLAKNSSIAQEMIRRYTNNEVIKLRPV, encoded by the coding sequence ATGATTTTAGTTCCAGATACCAGCGTCCTTATCGACGGACGCATTACATCGATGATAAAGGCCGGTGAATACAAGGGTGCAACAATAATCGTCCCGGAAGCAGTGATTGCAGAACTGGAGGCCCAGGCAAACAATGGACGCGAAATAGGGTTCTCGGGCTTGAACGAACTGCAGCAACTGTGCAAAATGGCCGAAGAGAAAATCATTGAACTCAAATTCTCCGGTATCCGGCCAACGCTTGAGCAGGTCAAACTCGCAAGCGGTGGCGAGATCGATGCGATGATCCGAAGCATCGCAATAGAGAATTCTGCACGGTTCATAACAAGCGACAACGTGCAGGCCGAAGTGGCACGGGCAAAGGGGCTCGATGTCATCTACTTAAAAGCCCAGGTAACCGATTTTGTCCCGCTCGCCATTGACCAGTTCTTCGACGAGCACACCATCGCCGTGTACCTCAAGGAACGCATCTCCCCGCGGGCAAAGAAGGGCACCATCAACGACATGAAACTCGTGAAGATCCGCGATGCGCCGACAAGCGAGTACGAGCTCCGCATGATGGCCCAGGAAATCCTGGAGCGGGCCAAGCGCGACCCCGACGGGTTCATCGAAGTCGAGAAGCGGGGTATCACGATCGTCCAGATCGGCTCCATGCGGATCGCCATTGCCCGCCGGCCATTCTCCGACGGCATGGAGATCACCGCCGTCCGCCCCATCGTGGACGTTTCGCTTTCCGACTACACCAAATCCGATATCATAACAAAAAGGATCGCAAGCGACAAGCGGGGCATGATCATCGTCGGCTCGCCGGGTTCCGGCAAGACCACGCTCGCCCAGAGCCTTGCAACCTATCTCTCGGACAGCGGGTTCATTGTCAAGACCATGGAAGCTCCCCGCGAACTCCAGGTCCCTGACCAGATCACGCAGTACACCATGCTCGACGGGAGCATGTCCAACACTGCCGACGTCCTCCTGCTCGTCCGCCCCGATTTCGTCATCTTCGACGAACTGCGGAAGAGCGAGGACTTCAGCGTCTTTGCCGACATGCGCCTCGCCGGCCTCGGCATGGTAGGCGTCATCCACGCAAACGGCGTGCAGGACGCAGTCCAGCGCTTCAGTGACCGGGTCGACTTCTCCGTCCTCCCGCAGATCGTCAACACCATTATCTTCTTAAAGCAGGGCGTTATCACGAAAGTGTACGACGTCAGCTTCACCATCAAGGTCCCCGAGGGCATGGCAAGCGAGATGCACCTCCGGCCCGTCACCACCATCACCGACCACGAGACCGGTGAACTGGTAGTCGATGTCTTCCGGTACGATGGCGAGACCATCGTCATGCCCGTCCTGACCCCGCAGGCCCCCGCCCCGGCAGCCAAACCCGCTGCGAGCAGGGTCCAGCACATCGGCCAGCCCGTTGCCCCGGCCCAGTCCACCGCCAGGGCACCCGCACCGGCTCCCGAGCCGGTCCAGAAGGAGAGCGATGACCGGCCCGGCTGGAAACTCACCGAGAAAGAGATCCAGCGCGAGATCGGGCGCTACACCGAAGGCTTTGTCGACGTCCAGATGATCTCCGACACGAAAGCCGTTGTATATATCGACGACAAGGATGTTCCCGCAGCCATAGGAAAGGGCGGCAAGAACATCTCCGGCATCGTCAACAAGCTCGGCATCGGGATCGACATCAAGCCCCGGTCGGAGTTCGACCGGCAGCAGGCAGCACCGGCCAAGGCCGAGGAAGACATCAACCTCGGCGGCGGCATCCGCATCCACACCGACAAGAAACAGCTCACGATCCTCGCCCCCACCGAGAGCGGCAAGATCGTCGACGTCTTTGCCGGCAAGGAGTACCTCTTCACGGCGACCGTGAACGAGCAGGGCGAGATCCACCTGGCCAAGAACTCGAGCATTGCCCAGGAAATGATCCGGCGCTACACGAATAACGAGGTCATCAAGCTGAGGCCGGTATAA